TGGAGAGACCAACAGCCATGGGGAGGTGGtggagaggggacatgggggtgttcCTGAAGCTCTTGAGATGCCTCCAGCCAACATGGAGAGACCGACGGCCACGGCGGGGCGGCTGGAGAAGAGCTACAGGGTGTTCCAGAAGCTCCTGAGATGCCTCCAACCAACATGGAGAGATCAACAgtcacagggagctgctggagaagagcCACGGGGTGTTCCAGAAGCTCCTGAGAtgccgccgtggggcagccgtggggcagcaagACCGGGGGGGGGgattgttgggggggggggaggctgctggggaccccccacgggccccatcctgccccctaAGTGCCCCTCGTCGTcgttccttcccccccccccccccccgaccccgttCCCGTGGGGGTCCGATCctgccccacacttggggggtccggacccacccccccccccccaaaactcaccCCCTGGGTTCGATTCTGCCCCACactttttgggaggggggggtggggggggtgtgggtctgatcccgcccccgccccccaagtcccctcgtggacccccatcctgccccccaagtgcccccatgggccccatcctgccccacacttgggggggggggggggggagggaggggagggggcccgatcctgccccccaactcccccccaatGGGGCTcgatcctgccccccccccccccgccttcgcCGTGGggccaatccccccccccccccgccccccaagtcCCACCGGGCCCGATTctgccccacacttggggggaCTGaacccgctccccccccccccccccccaacctccccccatGGACCCCATCCCGCCCCcaccaaaatcccccccccccaccaaccaTGGGGCCCGATTCTGCCCCACACTTGGGGGTCCGGACCCCCAccttcgtgtgtgtgtgtccccccccccggggaggggggggggtgtgtgtggggggggcccTTTGTAGAgttttttggggctttttctacgcactttggggcttttattttttgcggggggggggcgggggggggggacacccggtgggggggggggggggggggaggggaggggaagggagggggattTTCGCGGggtttttatgttaatttaaagGGGGCGGAAGCTCCGCCCCCAATAAAGAGACGCCTCGGACcgccctggccacgcccccttcgccctttggccacgccccctcccatTCACCCCCCGCCTCGGCCACGCCCCCTTCGCCctttggccacgccccctcccatTCGCGCCCGTTGCCTCGGCCACGCCCCCTTCGCCctttggccacgccccctcccatTCACCCCCTCGCctcggccacgccccctcccctttAGCCGCGCCCCCCGAGCCGccttggccacgccccctccgcgCTGGCCACGCCCccgctctctccctcctcccccccccccaactccattGGCCGCGCTGGCCCCCGCCCTCCCATTGGCCGCTGCCGGCGCtggccccgcccgccgcgctcTCTCATTGGCGGAGCggcctctccctctccccccccctctccccgccccccgcgcAATCCCAttggccccgcggcggggcggggcggggttGGGGTTGGCCGGAAGCGGAAGTGGCGGAGCAGAAGCGGAAGGGAGCGGAGGTAGCGGGAGGCGGTTGTGGGGTCGCGGGGGCCGGTTGTGGGGCCGGAGGGGCTGGTTGTGGGGCCCGGGCGTCGCTATGGGGGCCGTGGGagcggctgcggggctgggcGGTCGCTATGGGGCCGGGGAGCCGTTGTGGGGCCAGGGGTGTgccgtggggccgggggaggcggttGTGGGGCCCCCGGGGGGCGCTCCGGGGCCGGTTGTGGGGCCGGAGGGACCGCTGTGGGGTCCCGGCGACGGTTATGGGGCCGGGGAGCGGTTGCGGGGCACAGAGGAGCGGTTATGGGGCCAGGGGTGTGCCGGGGGGCCGGTtgtggggcgtgggggggggggcggttgtggggctggttgggggtcccgggggggggtcagtTGTGGGGCGCTCGGgagtgggctgtggggccggctgtggggctgggggggcagttgtggggcgctcgggggtgggctgtggggccggctgtggggctgggggggcagttgtggggcgctcgggggtgggctgtggggccggctgtggggcggggggggggggcgggcagttGTGGGGCGCTcgggggtgggctgtggggccggttgtggggcgggggggggggggcgggcagttGTGGGGCGCTcgggggtgggctgtggggccggccgtggggccggggcagCAGTTGTGGGTCACGGGGGGGGTGTGGGCGCTGAGCCGTGGGTCAGGGGATCACTTATTGGCTCCTGTGGGGCTGAGCCGTGGGGCCGAgctgtggggcgggaggggggggggtggtgtggggtgtgtggggggcgGAGGGGCTTCGCCGTGGGGCCGAGCCGTGGGTCGCTGCCCCACAGATGAACCTGGAGCGCGTCTCCAACGAGGACAAGCTGGAGCTCTGCCGCAAGTACTACCTGGGtgagccccatagcgccccacggccgccccataGGCACCCCCAcgcctgccccacacatcccccacacccccagcgCCCCATAGCGGGACCTCCGGGCGCTGGAGCTGCCCCCTAAGTTGCTGCCGGAGCGCCCCAGAAGCGCCCCATGGAATCCCCTAATGCTTTTGCTGCCCTATAGCGCCCCGCAGGGGCCCCATAGTGACCCACAGTGCCCTATAGGCGCCCCATAGATCCGTCTGGCATGTtatagctgccccatagcgctATGTACTGCCCCGGAGCGCCTCGTGctgccccataggtgccccatagcgcctcgtgctgccccatagccaccccatagGTGCCCTATAGCATCTCGTACTGCCCTATACTGCGCCATAGCCACCCCATAAGTGCCCTATAGCACCTCGtactgccccatagccaccccataaGTGCCCCATAGCGTTTCGTACTGCGCTATACTGCCCCATAGCTACCCCATAACTGCCCCATGACTGCCCTataggtgccccatagcgcctTGTGgtgccccataggtgccccatagcgcctCGTGCTGCCCATACTGCCCCATAGGTGCCCCCATAGCACCTCGTGctgccccataggtgccccatagcgcctCATACTGCCCTGTGgtgccccatagccgccccataggtgccccatagcaCCTCGTACTGCCCTAtactgccccatagccaccccatagGTGCCTCATAGCACCTCGTGctgccccataggtgccccatagtgCCTCGTACTGCCTTAAACTGCCCCATAGCTACCCCATAACTGCCTCAATGACTGCCCTGTAGCACCTTGTACTGCCCCATAGGTGCCCTATAGCGCCTTGTGCTGCCCTATAGCGCCTTGTGCTGCCCTATAGCGCCTTgtgctgccccatagctgccccataggtgccccatagcgccttgtgctgccccatagccgcccccataggtgccccataggccgccccataggtgccccatagcgcctcgtactgccctgtactgccccatagccaccccataggtgccccatagcaCCTCGTACTGCCCCATAGGTGCCCATAGCACCTCATGctgccccataggtgccccatagcgcctCATACTGCTCTGtactgccccatagccaccccataggtgccccatagcaCCTCGTACtgcccataggtgccccatagcaCCTCATGctgccccatagtgccccatagcgcctcgtactgccctgtactgcccatagccaccccataggtgccccatagcaCCTCGTActgccccataggtgccccatagcaCCTCATGctgccccataggtgccccatagcgcctCATACTGCTCTGtactgccccatagccaccccataggtgccccatagcaCCTCGTActgccccataggtgccccatagcaCCTCATGctgccccataggtgccccatagcgcctcgtactgccctgtactgccccatagccaccccatagtgccccatagcACCTCGTACTGCCCCATAGGTGCCCCCATAGCACCTCATGCTGCCATAGGTGCCCATAGCGCCTCATACTGCTCTGtactgccccatagccaccccaaccccatagctgccccatgaCTGCCTCATAGGTGCTTCATAGCACCTCGTGCTGCCCCATAGCCCGCCCCATAGCACCTCGTGCTGCCCCATAGGTGCCCCGTActgccccataggtgccccataccACCTTGTACTGCCCATGGgtgccccatgggtgccccatagctgccccatagctgcccatagctaattgggggggggggggggggggaggtttaaTTAATTACCGGGGGGTTAATGAgtcagtggggggggggggggagggagttaattacttggggggggggggttaatgagtttggggggggggggaagttaatTACCGAGGGGGTTAACGATcccgatggcggggggggggcgctaaTTGACTTAATGAGGGGGGCGTTAATTAGGAGGGGGGTTAACGAAGGGCTGTTAACGAGGGGTAGGGCTGAATTGGGGGGGGTTTAACGGGGTTTTCGGGGGGTTaatgaggggtgggggggttaatgagggtggggggggttaatgaggggtggggggggttaaTGAGCGGGGGGGGGCGTTAATTGGGGTTAATTAAGGGGGGGTTAATTAACGGCAGGGGGCTTCGCGCTGCTGCCCTTCCTGTGGCTGGTGAACGTCCTCTGGTTCTTCCGCGAGGCCTTTGTGGTGCCCCCCTACGGGAGCAGCCCCTGCTGCGGCGCTGTGGGTccggggggggaatctatggggctggtgggggagctgtggggctggggaagggggctatggggctggggagggagctatggggctggggaaggggtgggagggggtttATGGGGGGataggggtggctgggggggtgtttatggggctggggagggagctgtggggctggggagggagctatggggctggcggggggaatctatggggctggggtggagctgtgggggctgggagggggggctacggggctgggggaagggtggggaggggggtttatggggggataggggtggctggggggtgtttatggggctgggggggaatctatggggctggggagggagctgtggggctggggggggaatctatggggctggggagggagctatggggctggggaagggggctacagggctgggggaggggtgggagggggtttATGGGGGGAtaaggggggctgggggggtgtttatggggctgggggagggagctgtggggctggggagggagctatggggctgggggtggagctatggggctggggaggggggctacggggctgggggaggggtgggaggggggtttatggggggataggggtggctgggggggtgtttatggggctggggggggtaatctatggggctgggggggatgctatgggtctggggggaatctatggggctggggagggagctatggggctggggggaatctatggggctggggagggagctatggggctgggggaggggggtttATGGGGGATCAGTGCGTCCTGGGGGGTAATctatggggttgggggggatctgtgggtctaGGGGGaatgtctgtggggctgggggggcgtctgtggggctggggggcatctatggggctggggaggggggctacggggctgggggaggggtgggaggggggtttatggggggataaggggggctggggggggatgtctGTGGGTCTAGGGGGGATTGTGGGGCCAGGGGgaggaatctatggggctggggggagctatggggctggggagggatctatggggctcggggaggggtgggaggggggttcTATGGGGGGATagtgggggctggggagggtgtttatgggtctggggggggatctgtgggtctaggtggggtctgtggggctgggggaaagaatctatggggctgggggggagctatggggctggggagggatctatggggctggggaggggtgggaggggggtttatggggggctgggggggggtgtttatgggtcgggggggggatctgtggggctggggggggggggagggggcgggttCGCCCTGACCCACATTTTTTCTGacccacatttccccccccacccccccccccagacgtGCGGCGCtcggccgtggggctggggctgtggggggtggccctggggacgtGGGTCGGGATCTTCCAGAGCCGTCGGGCCActtggggggcgctgggggacGCCCTGGCCTTCACCCTCCCCCTGGGCGCCCCCTGAGCCCCGCTATGGGGCGGACCCACGGCGCCCTCCGGgaaacaccaccccacccccccaaaaaaaaaggtgaggggAGACCCCaaagtgtggggcagggacccaaaaatggggggaTGAACCCCaaagtgtggggcagggagacccCAAAGTGTGGGGCGGGGAGACCCCAAAAGTGTGGGGGGGCCAAAAGTGTGGGGCGGGGACCCAAAAGTGGGGGGACCCCaaagtgtggggcagggagacccCAAAGTGTGGGGCGGGGAGACcccaaaaggggggggggggggcaaaagtGGGGGAGACCCCaaagtgtggggcagggaccccaaagtgtggggcagggagaccccaaaagtgtggggcagggaccccaaAGTGTGGGGCGGGGAGACCCCAAAAGGGGGGGGGGCCCAAAAGTGGCGGAGACCCCaaagtgtggggcagggaccccaaagtgtggggcagggagaccccaaaagtgtggggcagggaccccaaagtgtggggcagggagaccccaaaagtgtggggcagggaccccaaAGTGTGGGGTGGGGAGACcccaaaagggggggggggcccaaaagtgtggggcagggagacccCAAAAGTGTGGGGCGGGGAGACCCCAaaagtgtggggcagggacccaaaagtggggggggagggacccataagtggggggggggagacccctaagtggggggggggggctaaaaaaagggggggggggaggggggttggggaaATGTCCTgactccttccccccccctttgtAGGAGCCGTGACGTCACGTGACGCCCTGTGACATCAGCTGACGTCAGCGCAgacgccccgcccccgccccccccccccccccccgttttgggGCCGTTTCTggggccttccccccccccccccaataaacccgccttggccccgcccccccgcgtcACGTGGCCGCACTGACTCCGCCCCCTCGCGTCACGTGGCCTCGGAGCCCCGAAAACAGGCGGGAAACcgcggggggagggcggggctTTATTGAGGGTGGGCGGGGCCAGGAagagggagggggcgtggcttggggGGGTGCGGGCGGCGGCTCCCATTGGTGGTTGGGAGGCGGGAGGGGCGTGGCCGGAAGTGGGCGAGACCGGAAGGAAgtaggcggcggggggggcggggcttacTGGCGCTCGTAGATGAGGCGCAGGAGGCGCAGGCTGGGCCCGtagc
This genomic interval from Larus michahellis unplaced genomic scaffold, bLarMic1.1 SCAFFOLD_571, whole genome shotgun sequence contains the following:
- the PSENEN gene encoding LOW QUALITY PROTEIN: gamma-secretase subunit PEN-2 (The sequence of the model RefSeq protein was modified relative to this genomic sequence to represent the inferred CDS: inserted 1 base in 1 codon), with protein sequence MNLERVSNEDKLELCRKYYLGGFALLPFLWLVNVLWFFREAFVVPPYXEQPLLRRYVRRSAVGLGLWGVALGTWVGIFQSRRATWGALGDALAFTLPLGAP